The DNA region CCCGCCCCGGCCGCCACCGGCTTCGCCCACGGCTCGGCCGGCACCGGCTGGGCGCTGCTGCGGTACGCCGAGGCCACCGGCGAACCGGCCGACGGCCCGCACCACCGGGCCGGTCTGGCCGCCCTGCACGCCGCCACCGCCGCCCGCTCCCGGGAGGGCTCCTGGTGCCGCGGCCGCCCCGGCATCGCGCTCGCGGTGATCGACAGCCCGCTCGCGCTCGCCGACCGGCGACTCGCCGACTGGGCGCAGCGCGCCGTCCGGAACACCGCCCGCGCCGCACCGATCGGCGACCACAGCCTCTGCCACGGCGAGCTGGGCGTCCTGGAACTGCTCGGCCGGCACGGCCCCGCCTCCGGCCGGACCCCGTGGGTCCGGCGGGCCGGGGCGCTCCTCGCCGGCATCGACCACGACGGGCCACGCTGCGGCAGCCCCGACCACGTCCCGCACCCCGGCCTGCTCACCGGCCTGGCCGGGATCGGCCACGGGCTGCTCCGCCTCGGCTTCCCCGACCGGGTGCCGCCCGCACTGCTGCTCCGCCCCGGCACCCCTCCACCGCCGTACTGACCTCCCGCTCTCCCCGGCCCGCCCCCCGAAGCCTCCGTCCGCACCGCACGTCCTCGGGCCGCACCGCGTGTGCGGCCGGAGGACCGCACCACCCCGTCCCGTCCGTCCGGCGGATCCGTCCGCCGCCATCGAACCGGCGCCACCCACCGCACCGTCCGTACCGCTCACGAAGGAGTACCGACCGATGCACGAGAACAACCAGCAGCTGACCTGGAAGCAGCCGACCGCCCACCCCGGCCAGGCGGCCGACCATCCGGCCGGTGAGATCCGGCTGCGGGCCGGCGGCGGCCTGGGCCTGCGCTCGCAGCTGCTCGCCGGCACCGGCGGCGCCGTCCCGCCGATCGTCGAGTTCCCGACCATGACCACGCCGTTCTGACCGGCCCTCACCGGACCTGAACGGACCTGACCGTCCGCCGCCGGGGAACGGGCAGCCCCCGGCGGCGGGCACAGCGGCGGCCCGGCGGCGGGGGCTGCCGGTTCGCCGCTCGGCCCGCCCCGGCCCGGACACCCGGGCTGCCCGCACCACCCCCGCGCGCCCGCACCGCCCCCACCGGCGCCCGCACCCGCGCCGGCTGCCGGGGACGCCCCCGCAGCCGAGCGCCGGCCCGCCGCCCGAGGGGCGCGCGCGGCCCGGCGGGGGCGTGCCCGCCGTGCGGTGCCGACAGCCCTCCCCGGCCCGCCGCCCACCGGCCCGGACAGCCGTGCGCCCCGTCCGCACCGCCGCGCGCCCCTGAATTCAGCGCCACGCGCCCTCCGACCGCCGTCGCACACCGGCGCGGCGTGCTCCTGTGCGCCCCACCTGCCCCATCCGGCAGCCCAGCCACCCGAACCACCCCGCGTCGCCCCCGGAGGGCCCCCCGGAGACCCCTTCCGTACACCCCGGAAGGCCCCACCAGTCCCATTGATCACAACCGCCACATCCGCCACCCCAGCGGACGGCCTCCCCACCCATGTGGTCGTACCGTAACCATCCCGTGCTGACACCGTGTCTGCTTCGTGGCCGATTCGCCTCCCTTCAGAACAGATGGCCCGTCAAGTAGCCTGCGGCCATGCGGACCACGTCGTCGATCACCGTCGGCCGAGCAGCCGAGATCGAGCTGCTCGGCGATGTGCTGTCCGCCGCCCGGCAGCGGGCCGGCGGGGCGGTCTTCCTGCTCGGCGAAGCCGGCATCGGCAAGTCCCGGCTGGCCGGCGAATGCGCCTACCAGGCGTACGGCCTGGGCCTGCCGGTGCTGCGCGGCCGGGGCAGTTCGACCGGCACGGTGACGCCGTTCCGCCCGCTGATCGAGGCGCTCTCCTCCCGCTTCCGGGCCGCCGGCCCACCCGCCGACCCCGAACTCGCCCCCTACCGGCCGGCGCTCGCCCGGCTGGTGCCGGAATGGCGCGACGGCTCGTCTGCGGCCGGTGCGGGCGCCTACCCGGAGACGGTCGTCGAACTGGCCGAGGCACTGCTGCGGCTGCTCGCGGTGCTCGGCCGCGACCAGGGCTGCGTACTCCTGCTGGAGGACCTGCACGACACCGACGCGGAGACCGTCGCCGTGCTGGAGTACCTGGTCGACAACCTGGACGGGCTGCCGGTCCTGCTGCTCGGCACGCTGCGCGCCGAACCGGGCCCGGCCCTGGACCTGGTCCGGGCCGCCGAGCGCCGGCGCGCCGCCACCGTCGCCGAACTGCGGCCGCTGCCGCCGGCCGAGGTCGCCGCCCTGGCCGCGGCGATCCTGGAGAGCGAGGCCGCCGAGGTGCCGGCGGCCGTGCTCGACCAGCTGGCCGCCCGCGGCGACGGCTGCCCCTACCTGGTCGAGGAACTGCTCGCCGACATGCTGGACTCCGGCGCGCTGCGCCGCGACGAGAACGGCCGCTGGACGCTGCCGGGCGGGCCCCGGACCGGCGTACCCAGCACCATCGTCCGCAGCTGGAGCCGACGGATCGACCAACTCGACCCGCAGGTAAGGGAGCTGCTGCTGACAGCCGCCACCCTGGGCAGCCGGTTCTCGGTGACCACCGTCCAGCTGATCACGGGGTACGACGACCGGACCCTCTTCAGCCACCTGCGCTCGGCCTCCGAGGCCAACATGATCGTGCCGGACGGCGCCACCCCGGACCGCTACGCGTTCCGGCACGCGCTGACCGCGGACGCGGTGACCGCCGCCCTCGCCCCCGCCGAACGCGCCGCGCTGGCCCGCCGGGCGGCCCGCGCGATCGTCCGCGCCGATCCCGAACTCGCCGACGAGAGGCGCCAGCTGGTCGCCTCCCTGCTGCTCGCCGGCGGCGACCGGGCGGGCGCCGCCGTGCACTTCGCGGAGGCCGGACGGCGGATGCTGGAGGCGGGCGCGGCCAGCTCGGCGGTGGTGCTGCTGGAACGCGCGCACGAACTCGCCGGGGACGCCGAACGGACCGCCGTCACCGAACGGCTGCTGCCCGCGCTCGCCGAGGCAGGCCAGCTGGACCGGGCCTTCGAACTCGTCCGGACCCTGCCCCCGGTCCACCCCGACCGCAGCCCGGCCAGGACCCCCGCCGTCGAGCGCCGGATCGACCTGCACACCCGCCTCGCCTGGGCGGCGGTCATGGCCGAACGCGGCCCGGACGCGGTGGCCCAGGTCGCCGCCGTGCGCACGCTCTCGGCCGACCACCCGCGCCCCGAACAGGACGCCGCACTGGCCGTCGTCGAAGGACACCTCGCCCTCCTCCCGGTCCACCACCCGCAGGACCGGACCGACACCGCCACCCGGCTCGCCGAGGCCGAACTGCGCGCCCGCCACGCCGCCGAGGTCGCCGAGCGGGCCGGCCTGCCGGTGGTCGCCTGCCAGGCCTGGCAGCTGCTCGCCCTGTTCGCCCGCGAACGCGGCTTCGACGCCGCCGACGCCTGCCTCGAACGCATGCTGGCCGTCGCCGAGGCCAACGCCCTGCCGGTCTGGCGGGTCGAGGCACTGCTGCGGCTCGGCGCCAACGCGTTCATGCGCACCGGCGACGGCACCCGCCTGGAACGCGCCCGCGAGGCGGCCGCCGGGCTCGGCGCGATCATGCTCACCCAGACCCTGGACGGGCTGCTCGCGATGAACGCCGTCCTGCGCGGCGAGTGGGACACCGCCCGGGAGATCGTCGACCGCTGCCTGGACGCCACCGCCCGGCTGCGCAACCTCGCCGCCCACCGCTACCTGCTGCTCTGTTCCGCCACCCTGGCCGCGCACCGCGGCCGCGGCCGGGAGACCGAACGCGAACTGGCCCGCTTCCGGCAGGCCGGCGGCGAGGAGTCCTTCCTGATGCCCCTGCGCTACGGGCTCTGCCGGGCCGTCGGCGCCCTGCTCGCCGAGGACCGGACCGGGGCCGCCGACGAGCTCGCGGCGGGCCTGGCCTGGGAACAGGAGCACCCCAGCGTCTTCTACCTGGCGGGCCGGCACGGCCTGCACCCGCTGCTGGAGGTGGCCGACGGCCGCTGGGGGCGGGCCGAACTCGACCGGGCCACCGGCTCGCCGGCCGCCGAACTCGCCTGGAACCGCCAGTTCCTGGGATTCGCCGAAGCCGTCCTGCTGGGCCGTGAGGGCCGCCCGGCGGAGGCCGCCCGCGCGGTCGCGGAAGCCCGGCGGACGGCCGCGCCGTTCCCGCTGGCCCACCACCTCGCCCTGCGGCTGACCGCGGAGGCGGCGCTGGCCGACGGCTGGGGCGATCCGGTGACCTGGCTGCGCACCGCCGAGGAGTACTTCCACCAGGCGGAGGTGCAGCCCGTCGCCGCCGCCTGCCGGACCCTGCTGAGGCGGGCGGGCGCCAGCGTCGCCCAGCACCGGGGCGGCCGCGACGCCGTCCCGACCCGGCTGCGGACCTGCGGGGTGACGGTCCGCGAGTACGAGGTCTTCGTGCTGCTGGCCGCCCGCCCGGGCAACCAGGAGCTGGCCCGGAAGCTGTCGATCTCGCCGCGCACGGTCGAGAAGCACATGGCCAACCTGCTCGCCAAGACCGGGCACGCCGACCGGGCCGCCCTCTGCGACCTGGCCGCCGAGCTCGGCGGGCAGGACTGACCGGGGAGCCCCGCCCCCGCCGGGCCGCCCGCCCCCCAGGCCCGCCCGCTCCCGGCCCGGAGCCCGGCCGGGAGCCCGACCGGGCGGTCCTTCCACCACCTCAGGCCTCCACCGCCTCAGGCCCTTCCGGCCCGCCCGGGCCCCTCCGGCACCGGCACCGCGGCGGCCGCGACCGGCGCGCCCTCCGCGGCCGCCACCACCACCTCGGCGGGTTCCGGCAGCCCGCGCGCGATCCACCACGAGACCGCGCACAGGAGCGCCAGCGGCGCGAGCGCGGCCCGCAGCCCCACGTGGTCGGCGAGCAGCCCGATCACCGGCCCGGCGACCCCGCCGACGCTCACGGCCAGGCCGAGCGTGACACCGCTGGCGGTCCCGATCCGGCTCGGCAGGTAGTCCTGACCGAGGGTCACCTGGAGCGAGAACGGCACGTACAGGGCGAGCGAGACGGCCGCGGCGAAGCCGTACAGCGCCGGACCGGGCACCAGCAGCAGCCCGGCGACGGCCGGGACGGCCGCCGCGTACGCCCACCGGACGGTGCGCACCCGGCCCCAGCGCCCGGCCAGCCACCCGCCGAGGACGGTGCCGACCGCGCCGCCCGCGAACAGGGCGAACAGCGCCGCCGTCCCCGCGCCGGAGCCCCCGCCCGCCCCGCCGCCGAACCGCTGCCCGGCGAAGAGGGCGACGAAGGCGCTCAGTCCGACGAAGACCACCGAGCGGCAGCCGATCACCGCGGAGAGCCGCAGGAAGGCCGGCCAGTCGTCGCGTCCTGCACCGTCGCGTCCGGCACCCGCCCGGGC from Kitasatospora sp. NBC_00458 includes:
- a CDS encoding MFS transporter; translation: MTSQTSRTPSRAFRAPLAPGRASRASDPAGGAGPVAALAVGHAAVDLYQGVVPALIPFLVAGHGLGYLAASGVMLAATLLSSIVQPLFGALTDRWAMPWLIPAATVVAGAGVGAAGLFGSYPLVCAAVALSGIGVAAYHPESARLARAASGAGHTRMGWYSLGGNIGFALAPLLTGPVLAAGGLAATPWLVLPALAAAVLTAPVVRSLAARTAAAQAAARAGAGRDGAGRDDWPAFLRLSAVIGCRSVVFVGLSAFVALFAGQRFGGGAGGGSGAGTAALFALFAGGAVGTVLGGWLAGRWGRVRTVRWAYAAAVPAVAGLLLVPGPALYGFAAAVSLALYVPFSLQVTLGQDYLPSRIGTASGVTLGLAVSVGGVAGPVIGLLADHVGLRAALAPLALLCAVSWWIARGLPEPAEVVVAAAEGAPVAAAAVPVPEGPGRAGRA
- a CDS encoding helix-turn-helix transcriptional regulator, producing the protein MRTTSSITVGRAAEIELLGDVLSAARQRAGGAVFLLGEAGIGKSRLAGECAYQAYGLGLPVLRGRGSSTGTVTPFRPLIEALSSRFRAAGPPADPELAPYRPALARLVPEWRDGSSAAGAGAYPETVVELAEALLRLLAVLGRDQGCVLLLEDLHDTDAETVAVLEYLVDNLDGLPVLLLGTLRAEPGPALDLVRAAERRRAATVAELRPLPPAEVAALAAAILESEAAEVPAAVLDQLAARGDGCPYLVEELLADMLDSGALRRDENGRWTLPGGPRTGVPSTIVRSWSRRIDQLDPQVRELLLTAATLGSRFSVTTVQLITGYDDRTLFSHLRSASEANMIVPDGATPDRYAFRHALTADAVTAALAPAERAALARRAARAIVRADPELADERRQLVASLLLAGGDRAGAAVHFAEAGRRMLEAGAASSAVVLLERAHELAGDAERTAVTERLLPALAEAGQLDRAFELVRTLPPVHPDRSPARTPAVERRIDLHTRLAWAAVMAERGPDAVAQVAAVRTLSADHPRPEQDAALAVVEGHLALLPVHHPQDRTDTATRLAEAELRARHAAEVAERAGLPVVACQAWQLLALFARERGFDAADACLERMLAVAEANALPVWRVEALLRLGANAFMRTGDGTRLERAREAAAGLGAIMLTQTLDGLLAMNAVLRGEWDTAREIVDRCLDATARLRNLAAHRYLLLCSATLAAHRGRGRETERELARFRQAGGEESFLMPLRYGLCRAVGALLAEDRTGAADELAAGLAWEQEHPSVFYLAGRHGLHPLLEVADGRWGRAELDRATGSPAAELAWNRQFLGFAEAVLLGREGRPAEAARAVAEARRTAAPFPLAHHLALRLTAEAALADGWGDPVTWLRTAEEYFHQAEVQPVAAACRTLLRRAGASVAQHRGGRDAVPTRLRTCGVTVREYEVFVLLAARPGNQELARKLSISPRTVEKHMANLLAKTGHADRAALCDLAAELGGQD